A window from Populus trichocarpa isolate Nisqually-1 chromosome 3, P.trichocarpa_v4.1, whole genome shotgun sequence encodes these proteins:
- the LOC18096928 gene encoding pentatricopeptide repeat-containing protein At1g32415, mitochondrial, whose amino-acid sequence MPAFCFKTLKISLSKISLKLRFFSPHVRFLKSQSEVSKTHYSKLTLDDSQLLCMLSQQKLQQARNLLDKFPERSRHSRIAHWTSLLTKYSRIGFIDESRVLFDIMPERNIVSYNVMLSGYLQCGRLSEARGLFEEMPERNVVSWTSMLCGLADAGRICEARELFKEMPERNVVSWNAMVAGLIKNEDLEEARRVFDEIPEKNVVSWNAMIKGFAENGKMEEARVLFEEMEDRNVITWTTMIAGYCRIGDVREAYCFFCRIPERNVVSWTAMISGFTWNGYYGEALLLFLEMKRRSNIAPNGETFISLAYACAGMRFHHLGKQLHAQLIINGLEYEDYDGRIAKSLIHMYSLFGAMDYAHYVFNKNLNSHAVQSCNHMINGYTRIGQVEKARELFDTIPARDNITWTSMIVGYFDIGNVSEACYLFENMPDKDSVAWTSMISGLVQNELFLKATSFLLRMLAHGAPPLSSTYAILFGAAGAIAHLDFGRQLHNMLMKTLSDCDLILSNSLISMYAKCGEIHDAYSIFTNMIYRDLISWNTMIMGLAHHALANETLKVFETMLQSGTRPNSVTFLGILSACSHAGLVSQGCKLFKAMRDVYAIQPGLEHYISMINLLGRAGKVREAEELILGLPFETNHAIWGALLGVCGVAEKNADIAQHAARRLLELDPLNAPAHVALCNIYAACGKHIEEQKLRKEMGLKGVRKVPGCSWIVLNGNVCVFLSGDKLDPEADEMLLFLFESGDG is encoded by the coding sequence ATGCCCGCCTTTTGTTTCAAAACCCTGAAGATCtctctttcaaaaatttcactCAAACTTCGATTTTTTTCACCCCATGTTCGGTTCCTTAAGTCCCAATCAGAAGTTTCCAAAACCCATTACTCTAAACTCACATTAGATGACTCTCAACTTCTCTGCATGCTCTCTCAACAAAAACTCCAACAAGCACGCAACCTACTTGACAAGTTTCCCGAGAGAAGCCGCCATAGCCGAATTGCTCACTGGACTTCTTTGCTTACAAAATACTCAAGAATTGGCTTCATTGACGAATCCAGAGTTCTTTTTGATATCATGCCTGAGAGAAATATTGTTAGTTACAACGTGATGCTGTCAGGGTATTTGCAGTGTGGGAGGCTGAGTGAGGCAAGGGGGTTGTTTGAAGAGATGCCAGAGAGGAATGTTGTTTCATGGACTTCGATGCTTTGTGGGTTAGCTGATGCAGGAAGGATTTGTGAGGCAAGGGAATTGTTTAAGGAGATGCCAGAGAGGAATGTTGTTTCGTGGAATGCAATGGTTGCTGGGTTGATTAAGAATGAGGATTTGGAGGAAGCAAGGCGGGTTTTTGATGAGATTCCAGAGAAGAATGTGGTTTCTTGGAATGCTATGATTAAGGGGTTTGCAGAGAATGGTAAAATGGAGGAAGCCAGGGTTTTGTTTGAGGAGATGGAGGATAGGAATGTGATAACCTGGACTACTATGATAGCAGGTTATTGCAGGATAGGTGATGTTCGGGaggcttattgttttttttgtagaattCCTGAGAGAAATGTTGTATCTTGGACAGCCATGATTAGTGGGTTCACTTGGAATGGTTACTATGGAGAAGCATTATTGCTTTTTCTTGAGATGAAGAGGAGGTCCAATATAGCACCAAATGGAGAGACCTTCATTTCACTTGCTTATGCTTGTGCTGGTATGAGGTTTCATCATCTTGGCAAGCAGTTACATGCTCAACTGATAATTAATGGGTTGGAATATGAGGATTATGATGGCAGGATAGCCAAGAGCCTTATTCACATGTACTCTTTATTTGGTGCCATGGATTATGCACACTATGTCTTTAACAAGAACTTAAATAGTCATGCTGTTCAGTCTTGTAATCATATGATTAATGGTTATACTCGGATTGGACAAGTGGAAAAGGCTCGAGAATTGTTTGATACTATACCTGCTCGGGACAACATcacatggacttcaatgattGTTGGGTATTTTGATATTGGAAATGTTTCTGAGGCTTGCTATCTATTCGAAAACATGCCTGATAAGGATTCGGTTGCATGGACATCAATGATTTCAGGGCTTGTCCAAAATGAGCTTTTCCTTAAGGCAACCTCTTTCCTCTTGCGAATGCTGGCTCATGGTGCTCCACCATTAAGTTCTACTTATGCTATTCTTTTTGGAGCAGCAGGTGCAATTGCTCATCTTGATTTTGGGAGGCAGTTGCATAACATGCTGATGAAAACACTATCAGACTGTGACTTGATTCTTAGTAATTCTCTGATCTCAATGTATGCGAAATGTGGGGAGATACATGATGCATATAGCATATTCACAAACATGATTTATCGAGACTTAATTTCTTGGAATACCATGATTATGGGATTAGCACATCATGCTCTGGCAAATGAAACACTGAAAGTTTTTGAAACCATGCTCCAATCCGGGACTCGCCCAAATTCAGTTACATTTTTGGGAATCCTGTCAGCATGTAGCCATGCTGGGTTAGTTAGTCAAGGATGTAAATTATTTAAAGCAATGAGAGACGTTTATGCAATTCAACCAGGTTTGGAGCATTACATTTCTATGATCAATCTCTTGGGAAGAGCAGGGAAAGTAAGAGAAGCAGAAGAGCTCATATTGGGACTGCCTTTCGAAACAAATCATGCTATCTGGGGGGCATTGCTTGGTGTATGTGGGGTTGCTGAGAAAAACGCTGACATTGCTCAACATGCTGCCAGGCGACTCCTTGAGTTGGATCCTTTGAATGCACCAGCTCATGTTGCACTCTGCAACATATATGCAGCCTGTGGCAAGCATATTGAGGAGCAAAAATTAAGGAAGGAGATGGGTTTGAAGGGTGTGAGGAAGGTCCCTGGATGCAGTTGGATAGTGCTAAATGGAAATGTTTGTGTCTTTCTATCAGGAGATAAGCTAGATCCTGAAGCAGATGAAATGCTATTATTCTTATTTGAGTCTGGTGATGGATGA